The nucleotide sequence AGCGTGGCTACGTGTCTTTTGGAAAAGAAAGTGCAAAAGGAAAAAAAGAAGGTGATTTAAAAGAGTTTTGGCATTTTGGACAGTATGTAGAAAATAATCCAGAGTTAGAAGCTGAATATCCTGCTAATGTGAATGTTGAAGAACTTCCGGAATTCAATGATATTGGAAAGAAAACTTATAGAATGCTTGAAAAAACAGCAAAATATGTACTTAGATCTTTAGCGCTTCACTTGGGTTTAAAAGAGACGTATTTTGATGAATACATTGTTAATGGAAATAGTATTTTAAGACCTATTCATTACCCTCCTATTACTGAGGAACCAAAAAATGCCGTTAGAGCTGCCGCACATGGTGATATTAATTTAATTACATTGTTAATGGGTGCTCAAGGTAGAGGCTTGCAAGTCCAAAACCATAAAGGAGAATGGTTGGATGCCATTGCTGAAGCCGATGAACTTATGATTAATGTTGGCGATATGTTATCTAGACATACAAATAACAAACTAAAGTCAACAATTCACAGAGTAATAAATCCACCAAGAGAACTTTGGGGAACGTCACGTTATTCTATTCCATTTTTTATGCATCCTATTAGTAATATGAAGTTAGACGTTTTAGATAGTTGTATTGATGAAGATCATCCAAAACAGTTTGAAAATATTACTGCTGGCGAATTTTTAAATGAACGTTTAATTGAATTGGGATTGATTAAAAAGTGATGGATTTACAAGAACAATTAAAAAACCTATTTCCTGATCACCAAGCACCTGAATCAATTGAAGAAACTAACAAAGAGGATGCTATTTGGCTGCAAAACGACCCAATAATTTGTAAATACGAAAAACGTAAAGGAAAACCAATTACCATTCTAGAGGGCTACAATGGAGCAGTCGAAGACTTTAAAAAGCTAGCAAAAGAACTAAAGACAAAGCTAAGTGTTGGTGGAAGTTTTAAAGATGATAAAATAATTATCCAAGGTGATTATCGTGACAAAATAATGACCATTCTAAAAGAAAAGGGCTTTAATATTAAGCGTGTAGGTGGCTGAAAATGGCAAAAAGTATTCTACATATTACAAATGGCTCTAGCCTTACAAGTTATTTAAAAGAGTTAAATTTTTCAGGAGATTTTATGACATGGCATGAAATGCTTTGTGAAGGACCAACTGTTGAACAAATAGACACACTCGATTTTATTAAAACAAGACGTGCTTTTCTAAATAAATTCTATAATATAGACATTGATGAATATCAATTTCATAGTGAATTAGAGATACTTGATGATGTAAAGAAATATTCTGAAATAATTTTATGGTTTGAATATGATTTGTTTTGCCATATAAATCTTCTTGCTGTTATTAGTTTGTTACAACAAAAGCAAGTCACTTTACCTTTGTTTTTAGTTTGTAGCGGCAGAATTAAGGGAGAACAAGATTTTAAAGGGTTGGGTGAATTAAATGAAAACCAACTAATTAATCATTATGAAAATAAAACAGAATTAAAAACTTCAGACATAGAACTTGCAAGTTCTATTTGGGAGATTTACTGTAAAAACGATCATAATTTATTAAAACCATATATTTTAAAAAGCTCCTCATTTAAATATTTAAACAGTTGTTTAAAAGCGCACTTAAAACGGTTTCCAAATTCTAG is from Pontimicrobium sp. SW4 and encodes:
- a CDS encoding 2-oxoglutarate and iron-dependent oxygenase domain-containing protein yields the protein MNKIPSVNLKDFLSEDPQTKQKFINDIGKAYEDIGFVALKGHFLDDELVDNLYKEVKNFFNLPIDIKQKYEIPGIGGQRGYVSFGKESAKGKKEGDLKEFWHFGQYVENNPELEAEYPANVNVEELPEFNDIGKKTYRMLEKTAKYVLRSLALHLGLKETYFDEYIVNGNSILRPIHYPPITEEPKNAVRAAAHGDINLITLLMGAQGRGLQVQNHKGEWLDAIAEADELMINVGDMLSRHTNNKLKSTIHRVINPPRELWGTSRYSIPFFMHPISNMKLDVLDSCIDEDHPKQFENITAGEFLNERLIELGLIKK
- a CDS encoding DUF1835 domain-containing protein, with product MAKSILHITNGSSLTSYLKELNFSGDFMTWHEMLCEGPTVEQIDTLDFIKTRRAFLNKFYNIDIDEYQFHSELEILDDVKKYSEIILWFEYDLFCHINLLAVISLLQQKQVTLPLFLVCSGRIKGEQDFKGLGELNENQLINHYENKTELKTSDIELASSIWEIYCKNDHNLLKPYILKSSSFKYLNSCLKAHLKRFPNSRNGLDRLEEHILEITRDNNIKSKHHLLGYVLNYQGYYGYGDIQINRMINNLDIFFNVTDERVELNRKGHEALLNQHNFSSEIHNDIQFGGAKRLEYQFNKKQNKLIKTVYNAN
- a CDS encoding translation initiation factor produces the protein MDLQEQLKNLFPDHQAPESIEETNKEDAIWLQNDPIICKYEKRKGKPITILEGYNGAVEDFKKLAKELKTKLSVGGSFKDDKIIIQGDYRDKIMTILKEKGFNIKRVGG